Within Patescibacteria group bacterium, the genomic segment AAAAAGAGAATCTTTGAACATAATATTGGAGCGAACAAATCTACAGAAAATTTTAAACCGTGGAAGCTTCTTTCCTACATAGCCCTTACAGATAAATATCAAGCGTTACAATTAGAGAAGTATCTAAAACAAGGATCTGGAAAAGCTTTTATGAACAAGCATCTAATAACTATAAGCTCCCCCCATGAACAACTATAAGATACCACATCACAAACACCCTTATATAAAGCGGATATTTGGCATTGTTAATAAGTGGTTAACAGTCATATACAACTGGATTTTGGACTTTGTTTTTCCTAAAAAATGCGTCGGTTGCAAAATCGACGGTTCGTTTTTATGTTCCGCTTGCGAAGGAAAAATCGAGTATCTAACAACCCAAGTTTGTCTTGTTTGTCAAAAGCCCTCCGTTAAAGGTTTTACTCATCCAAATTGCGCCACAATTTACACCCCTGAACGCCTTTACAGCCCTTTTGTTTATAAGGGAGTTATCAGAAATGCTATTTTGGAAACTAAGTACTCCGGGGCTTTTGCGGTTTTGGATCCGCTTTTAAATATCTTTGTTGAGGCAGTTTTGGAATCAGCGCTTGAAATTGGGGATAAAGCAATAGTCATCCCCATTCCGTTGCATAGATCCCGTTATACCAAGAGGGGTTTTAATCAGGCAACATATATTGCGAGCAGAATTGCTGACGCCTTTAATGTTTCCTGCCATACCAATATTTTACAAAGAATTGTTAATACTAAATCGCAAGTTGGTTTGGATAAAGAAGCAAGACGGGAGAATGTTAAAAATGCCTTTGGTATCAACCCCAAAACTTCCTCGATTCTCAAAGATTCTGATATTGTTTTGGTGGATGATGTGGGAACCTCGGGAGCAACCATGCTTTCCGCCTCAAAAGCTCTAAAACGAGCCGGTTGCAGGTATATTTATTGCCTTTGCCTGGCTAAAGATTAGCTCTAATCCTTTTTAGCAACCTTCTTTGTTCCCCTAAAAAAGAGTACTTTAACAATAAGGACAATAGGAAGCCACATTAAAGCAAATGCGGCAACCCAGATAAAGGCAACTGCCACAAAGTACAGCACATCTAGGATTTTATTTCCAGCTTCTTTGAGCGTTTCCAAAAGATCCGGTCTTTGTGGTGTTTGACTCGGATTAAAGTACTTTTCGGAATTTGCCACTACCAGGCTTAGTGTGGCATAACTTGTTTTGGTTTCTACTGTGTTTACTTGAGATGTGGCGGAAGCAATTTGAGATTCCAGTCTTTGTATTTCGTATTCAATTTGTTTCTTTTCGATATCGGTTCTGGCTGCCAAGAGCTCTAACTCCTTTTTGGTCTTTTCCTCGTTAAGTCTGGTTAACTCATCGCTAGCCTGTTTTAGGGCTCCTGTTTCGTCAAGGGAGTTTATGTTTTCATAATAGGTTTTTTTGATGTCCGTCTTAACCCGCATGTTGGCCTCGTCAAATTTTTCCACAGGAACTTTTACGGTTAGCGAAGCCACAATTGTTTTATCGGAAGTATTAAGATTGGAAGATAATATCCTTCCGCCAATGCTCAAAAAATAGCTGGTTAGGTTGGAGGTGTACTTTTCCACACTATCAACCACAACGCTAAAGCTAGAATATTTTTCGTAGACTCGGTTAACTACATCTAACGCGGCATCAGGAGTTATGTATGGGGGCATAATGGAGGTGGTGGGTCTTTCGATCATCATTTTAGCCCCACTCTCTTGCGAATATCCCGTTGAACCACTATTTACAGCTTGGATTAATGAAGGCGCTCCTTTAATGGCCACCACAGCAGTGTTCTTTACAGTAACAAAAATAAAAGCCGGAAT encodes:
- a CDS encoding GIY-YIG nuclease family protein; the encoded protein is MYYVYIIQSVSNPNKTYVGYTEDLKKRIFEHNIGANKSTENFKPWKLLSYIALTDKYQALQLEKYLKQGSGKAFMNKHLITISSPHEQL
- a CDS encoding ComF family protein, yielding MNNYKIPHHKHPYIKRIFGIVNKWLTVIYNWILDFVFPKKCVGCKIDGSFLCSACEGKIEYLTTQVCLVCQKPSVKGFTHPNCATIYTPERLYSPFVYKGVIRNAILETKYSGAFAVLDPLLNIFVEAVLESALEIGDKAIVIPIPLHRSRYTKRGFNQATYIASRIADAFNVSCHTNILQRIVNTKSQVGLDKEARRENVKNAFGINPKTSSILKDSDIVLVDDVGTSGATMLSASKALKRAGCRYIYCLCLAKD
- a CDS encoding DUF4349 domain-containing protein is translated as MNKKTLVIVLILAVITAIPAFIFVTVKNTAVVAIKGAPSLIQAVNSGSTGYSQESGAKMMIERPTTSIMPPYITPDAALDVVNRVYEKYSSFSVVVDSVEKYTSNLTSYFLSIGGRILSSNLNTSDKTIVASLTVKVPVEKFDEANMRVKTDIKKTYYENINSLDETGALKQASDELTRLNEEKTKKELELLAARTDIEKKQIEYEIQRLESQIASATSQVNTVETKTSYATLSLVVANSEKYFNPSQTPQRPDLLETLKEAGNKILDVLYFVAVAFIWVAAFALMWLPIVLIVKVLFFRGTKKVAKKD